TCTCGGCTGTTATCCTCTTCCGAAAGGATAGGGCCAAGTCCTGTTTTTTTAAGCCCTTCTACGAGAATTTGATGGGATTTTTTATCAACAATCGTTGAAGGATTTTCAATATTTCTATTGTAGTTCAATGGCCGCGTTTCTCGAAAGCCATTTTCAATGACCTTTCCTGCCTTAAGTACTATTTTAATAATATTTTCAATCATTTAGTTATGTTTATCGATGATGTGTGATTTGCTTTGAGCGCTCATCCGATGATTTGAAATTAATTGCAAGGGTCAAATAATTTTCTTGCTATCTCAGATGACCCTTTAATATATGTTTCGCCTCCTGAACGTTCTATTTAAGAACAGTGGGTGAGGAAGTGAATTCAGAACATTTGAACGGAAAAGAAATCATAGTCTTGAACCTTCTCTCGGGTGACTCTCTGGCATCCCAAAGGCAGATTTCCGGACGGACCGGTTTTTCGCTCGGGCTTGTCAACTCGACCATAAAAAACTTGATCAGGGCAGGGTTTCTCAAGGTTGCGAAACTAAACAGTAAAAAGCTTCGTTATCTCCTGACCGAAGAGGGCTCAAATCTTCATGCCAGGCGTTCGTATAACCTGGTCGTTTCAGCAATAAGGCAATATCAACAAATTCGGGAACAACTACAAAAACAACTTATAATTCTTTATAATCAGGGCCATACCGATTTCATCCTCCATGGAAATCAGGAGATTTCTGAGGTTATAAGACCGATCATACAGGAAGAGTTGTCGAACAAGGTCTCTTTTCGTACCGAGGCCTCTCCTCATGATGAAAAAAGTATCCTGCTCAAGTTTTTTGGCGAAAAATCTCCACCTGATTTTAAGGGGCAGGTGGTTGAAATCCGCCTTGAGGTTCAACCATGAATCAGTGGTATGTTGTTCAGACAAAGCCGAGGCATGAGGAGATTGTAAAGGGACAGCTTGTTCAGGCCGGTTACCAGATCTTTCTTCCCAAAATGAAGGCATTCTCTACGAACCAGTCATACTTTAAACCGCTGTTTCCTTCCTACCTGTTTGTCTGTTCCGATTTTGAAAATAACTACCTCAGGAGAATGGTCCATTTTACTCGTGGTGTCCTACGAATCATTGGGGATGGTGAGAGGCCGGCCCCGGTCCATTCCAGTGTTATGGAGACCCTCATCAATAGTGTGAACAGTGGGCAGGTTGTTGAGCAGGAGCTACTGTTGAGGCAAGGGGATTCGGTGCGGGTTAAGAGTGGAGTTCTCAAAGACCTGATTGGAATTATTGAAAAGAATGTCTCGACCTCCGGGCGTGTAGGGGTGTTGTTTCGATGGTTCTCCGGAAAGATGAGGGCACATCTTCACTATCGCCAGGTTGAGGTGGTTTAATAGACGATAAGATTGTAACTAATTGAAACTTAAAGGAAATACTATATTTCCCTTGGGCGGTAGCTCGCCTGACACCCCTCACCCATAAAGGCTCTTAAGTTAAAGAAATTCCCTCTCCCGCAAGAGGAGAGGGAGAAAAGATTTTAGCGGTAAAATCAATTAAGGAGGATTCGGGTATGGCAGAAAAGCGAAAAATCGGTGTCATCGGACTGGGGTATGTTGGGTTACCACTTGCGGTTGCCTTTGGGGACTGTTTCCCGGTGGTTGGTTACGATCGGGATCGACGTCGTGTGAATGACCTCCTTGAGGGGCGTGATCGTACTAATGAAATTACAACGGAGAAACTGACCCAGTCAAAAATAACCTTTACAAGTGACCCGAATGATCTGGCGACGGTCAACTTTTTTGTGGTTACCGTCCCAACCCCTATTGATGACGCCAAGAGACCAGATCTCTCCTGCCTTGTCTCCGCCTCGGAGACCGTCGGTGCCAGACTCAAAAAGGGAGATATCGTTGTTTATGAATCAACTGTTTATCCCGGTGTGACGGAAGAGGAATGTATTCCTGTTCTGGAAAGAACCTCGGGTCTCAAGGCCGGTTCCGATTTCTTTGTCGGCTATTCTCCGGAACGGGTCAATCCCGGAGACAAGGAGAGGACCCTTACACGCGTTTTGAAGATCATCTCCGCCCAGAATGAGGAGACGCTAGCGGTCATGAATGCGGTCTATGGGCAGGTGATCAAGGCGGGTCTGTATCAGGCCCCCAGCATTAAGGTGGCGGAGGCGGCCAAGGTGATTGAAAATATCCAGCGTGATCTGAACATCGCCTTGATGAATGAGATCGCCGTAATCTGCCATCGTTTGGGTATTGATACCGCCGAGGTTTTAAGGGCGGCGGGGACGAAATGGAATTTTCTATCTTTTTCACCAGGGCTGGTTGGTGGCCACTGCATCGGCGTTGACCCCTACTACCTTACCCATAAGGCCGAGATCCTCGGTTATCATCCACAGGTCATCCTGTCGGGGCGTAGGATCAATGATTCTATGGGGATCTACATCGTTCAGCAGGCGGTCAAGAAGATGATCCAGAATAATCATTCGGTGAATGGTCATCGAGCCCTCGTGCTTGGCCTGACCTTTAAGGAGGATGTCCCGGACCTTCGAAACAGCCGTGTTCCGGAAATGATCAAGGAGCTTCAATCGTTTGGGCTTGAGGTTGATGTCTATGACCCGCTGGCGGATCCGGAAGAGGCCTTTGAACATTATGGTGTCCGCCTGGAACAAAATCTCGACAAGAAGAAGGGGTATGCCCTTTTTCTCGTGGCGGTCGCTCATAAGCCGTTTAAGGGGATGAAGGCATCCGTCATTAAGCAGATGGCGGCTTCTCAGGCGGTTGTTGTCGATGTAAAGAATCTCTTTTCGAAAGAGGATTTTGTGGGCACGGGACTCAACTACTGGAGAATTTAAATGTCTAATCCTTTCAGTCTGGAGGGGAAGGTCATCCTGATCTCGGGTGGATCTGGCTTGCTCGGTTCTTCGCTCGTGAGTGCCTTTCAGGAACAGGGTGGGCGCGTCATTGTTTTTGACCTGAAAGAGGGGAAGAGTTCCACTGTCTGCTACTATGAATGCGACGTGACAGATGCGAAGAGCATTCAAAAGGCCGTCCAGAAGGCGATAAAAGATGAAGAGAGGATTGATGTGCTCGTTAATTCGGCCTATCCCCACAACAGAAACTGGGGGAAAATTTTTGAGGAGATCAGCCGCGAAGACTGGTCTGAAAACGTCGATGGGCATTTGGGGGGCTATTTTCAACTCACGCAGGAGGTTGTTCGTGAGATGAAGAAGCAGAAGAGGGGAAGCATCATACAGGTAGGTTCCATTTATGGCATGGTCGGTCCCGATTTTTCCATTTATGAAGGGACAAGTATGACGATGCCGGCCGAATATGCGGCGATCAAGGGAGGGCTAACGACTTTAACGCGCTATCTGGCAACTTACCTGGCTCGCTTTAACATCCGCGTCAATATGGTTTCCCCGGGTGGTATCTATAGTGGTCAACCGGAGTCGTTTGTAAAAAATTATGAGAAGAGGGTTCCGTTGGGCAGAATGGCAACTCCCGAAGATATTTGTGGAGCGGTTCTTTTTCTCTCAAGCGATGCGGCCCGTTACATAACGGGTCAGAATTTGGCCGTCGATGGCGGATGGACCGCCTGGTAATTCCTTGGTTGGCAGATTTTCAAGGGCCGCTCTTGTTTTAATAGGGTTTGGGATTTTGGGTGTTGTTGGTTGTTCAGTGAAATGTGAGCCGTCGGCCCTTCTTGTAGAAGAGGAACCGAATTTACAAGCCTACCGGTTTTCTGACATTGGTGTTGGGCAAGGGGTTCGGATGATTGGCGATCATCTTTATATCTACGGTCAGTCCGAGACAGGAGGGATTGTTCAGGAGCTCGATTCCAATCTCAAGCCGACCGGGTGGATCGGCAGTCTCAACTACCAGGGATTTCCTCTGGTCGCCAAGCCGGTCTCCATTGCCTACCATGAGGGGAAGCCGACTTTTATTGGGGCTACGTCTCATAAGCGGAAGGCCGTCTTGTACCAGATCGACTGGAGCCTCTTCTATGAAGATAAGAATCTGGATCGAGCCCTCTTGAGGACGATTGAAGATCCGGAATCGGGAGAGGCGACCCGACCCGAATATGTTCTGTACGGTGACCAATGGTATCTGGCGACGACGGGGTATGATCGGGAGAAGACGGAGATTCGCCTTATGGATCCAGAGAGGTTGACCGAAGTTGATTCAACGACAGAGGTAGGTGTTATACGGTATCGCATTGAGGGAGATCCCTACATTCAAAATCTCTTCTGGTCGGAGTCAGAGTCGCAGTTGGTGCTGGTTCAGAACATCGGTTACGTCAAGGGATGGCGGCTGACCTCTCTCGATCTCCAAAAGGCGGTTGAGGGAGGGGTTGCACCGATTGTAAAGACGCGCTGTTTCCCCGATCAGTCTGAACTGGAGGGATACAGCAGGCTCTCTGATACGAGGGAGGTTTTTTTGACGTCGTCTCTCAAGGAGAATTTGTTTGTCTCCCCCTCTCCCTAGGAGGAGATTTTGTTGGTATGGAACTCAAAAATAAAAAGATTTTAGTGACCGGGGCGGATGGTTTCATCGGCAGTC
This region of Deltaproteobacteria bacterium genomic DNA includes:
- a CDS encoding winged helix-turn-helix transcriptional regulator, with translation MNSEHLNGKEIIVLNLLSGDSLASQRQISGRTGFSLGLVNSTIKNLIRAGFLKVAKLNSKKLRYLLTEEGSNLHARRSYNLVVSAIRQYQQIREQLQKQLIILYNQGHTDFILHGNQEISEVIRPIIQEELSNKVSFRTEASPHDEKSILLKFFGEKSPPDFKGQVVEIRLEVQP
- a CDS encoding nucleotide sugar dehydrogenase, encoding MAEKRKIGVIGLGYVGLPLAVAFGDCFPVVGYDRDRRRVNDLLEGRDRTNEITTEKLTQSKITFTSDPNDLATVNFFVVTVPTPIDDAKRPDLSCLVSASETVGARLKKGDIVVYESTVYPGVTEEECIPVLERTSGLKAGSDFFVGYSPERVNPGDKERTLTRVLKIISAQNEETLAVMNAVYGQVIKAGLYQAPSIKVAEAAKVIENIQRDLNIALMNEIAVICHRLGIDTAEVLRAAGTKWNFLSFSPGLVGGHCIGVDPYYLTHKAEILGYHPQVILSGRRINDSMGIYIVQQAVKKMIQNNHSVNGHRALVLGLTFKEDVPDLRNSRVPEMIKELQSFGLEVDVYDPLADPEEAFEHYGVRLEQNLDKKKGYALFLVAVAHKPFKGMKASVIKQMAASQAVVVDVKNLFSKEDFVGTGLNYWRI
- a CDS encoding SDR family oxidoreductase, which produces MSNPFSLEGKVILISGGSGLLGSSLVSAFQEQGGRVIVFDLKEGKSSTVCYYECDVTDAKSIQKAVQKAIKDEERIDVLVNSAYPHNRNWGKIFEEISREDWSENVDGHLGGYFQLTQEVVREMKKQKRGSIIQVGSIYGMVGPDFSIYEGTSMTMPAEYAAIKGGLTTLTRYLATYLARFNIRVNMVSPGGIYSGQPESFVKNYEKRVPLGRMATPEDICGAVLFLSSDAARYITGQNLAVDGGWTAW